One Leishmania infantum JPCM5 genome chromosome 17 DNA window includes the following coding sequences:
- a CDS encoding putative P-type ATPase yields MSSAVKLSVGERCARQPAPSSRGSSKAGSESAFAISPETLHELISDGGHDATKRLASIGGLKGLASQLKTDLAHGIDNNDKKAITQRREWFSANELPEAEETSFMDMVWESLEDRMIQILIVSAVVSLVLGLTVPDQDTGLVDYAHGWIEGTAILLSVTIVTLVSSINNYQKEQKFKELSKATPPVKVQVVRSGTTLDITDKELLSGDLLNVAAGDVLTVDGLVLRSTSLKVDESAATGENDDVAKSAHGDFVLRSGSNVTEGEGTILVMGVGVHSFAGHIAMHVREAKEETPLQHKLEELANLIGYMGMVAAGLMLVLLSGKELLDTVVYRKHPFGYKKYLDNLMTAVTIVVVAVPEGLPLSVTIALAYSMKQMFKENNLVRHLAACETMGGATTICTDKTGTITQNDMSVTDGVTAYGVAYVVPRKPSTFAGEDEKVNSGTLASPSPLLQTSTPMDVSAALGGAQAAGVRRLLMECIAMNTKATWVRVESLEAKQATVRLTGSKTEQALLNFVDALGEDPMQLRSERLSRLNEEAMRTPSSPFSLVPWPTGLAGTSSNVVAAAATFTKDLRIYPFTSARKRMATALVLRPEKLVRYYVKGASELILAECTHTYDAQGERVGLSHEVRVRLEEAIMAMARRQLRTLAIAYADYPLSADYSATPQDSSNSDEGGAAPSSPFLADDTQLAGLTLVGIVGIRDPVRLEVPRAVAQCRRAGVVVRMITGDNKATAVSIAKEVGIYGKVWFGPAEGEQGLALEGPQFRELAKSARKLNAILPRLQVISRASPMDKHILVSALMKRGEVVAVTGDGTNDAPALKGANVGFSMNSGTEVAKLASDVVILDDNFSTIVTAMKWGRNVHDNICKFLQFQMTVNVAAVVVSFTGALLDRNGDSPLKPVQLLWVNLIMDTLAALALATETPSDEVLLRPPKPKAAPLITRRMWLNIAGQSLYQILIQQYLLLGGANTLGLAVRDSEELHTLIFNVFVLMQLSNEFNARILDDSVAFWHNLGNAPMFITVVGTMFVIQIVSVQYGGTLMQCVPLPLASWVTSLALGVVPLLLGFVLRRIGVVEREIPPPLPVVDTEEEAALQLALKQHVCPTLRDTVGKVRMQLRVLKAFRENAQEQKAARNRSS; encoded by the coding sequence ATGAGCAGTGCAGTGAAGCTGTCCGTGGGGGAGAGATGTGCTCGCCAGCCCGCGCCCTCTTCAAGGGGCTCGAGCAAGGCAGGGTCGGAGAGCGCATTCGCCATCAGCCCCGAAACACTGCATGAGCTCATCAGCGATGGAGGTCATGACGCAACAAAACGGCTCGCCAGCATCGGCGGGCTCAAGGGACTCGCCTCGCAGCTCAAGACTGACCTTGCGCATGGCATCGACAACAACGACAAGAAGGCAATCACGCAGCGTCGCGAGTGGTTCTCCGCTAATGAGCTGccagaggcggaggagacgtCGTTCATGGACATGGTCTGGGAGTCGCTCGAGGACCGCATGATTCAGATCCTAATCGTCAGTGCGGTGGTCTCGCTTGTGCTGGGGCTAACAGTGCCGGATCAGGACACGGGGCTTGTGGACTACGCCCACGGTTGGATCGAGGGCACCGCCATCCTGCTCTCCGTCACCATTGTTACTCTTGTCAGCAGCATCAACAACTACCAGAAGGAGCAGAAGTTCAAGGAGCTGAGCAAGGCCACACCGCCGGTGAAGGTGCAGGTGGTCCGCTCCGGCACCACACTGGACATCACGGACAAGGAGCTGCTCTCCGGCGACCTGCTCAATGTTGCTGCGGGTGACGTGCTGACGGTAGATGGCCTCGTCCTGCGGAGCACCTCGCTGAAGGTTGACGAGTCTGCCGCGACAGGCGAGAACGACGATGTGGCCAAGTCGGCGCACGGCGACTTTGTGCTCCGCTCAGGCTCGAACGTTACGGAGGGCGAGGGTACGATCCTCGTTATGGGGGTTGGCGTGCACTCCTTTGCCGGACACATCGCAATGCACGTGcgggaggcgaaggaggagacaccgctgcagcacaagCTTGAAGAGCTTGCGAACCTCATCGGCTACATGGGCATGGTCGCCGCCGGGCTCATGTTGGTGCTGCTCAGTGGCAAGGAGCTTCTGGACACGGTTGTCTACCGCAAGCACCCGTTCGGCTACAAGAAGTACCTCGATAACTTGATGACGGCGGTGACGATCGTggtcgtggcggtgccggaagggctgccgctctccgtCACCATTGCACTCGCCTACAGCATGAAGCAGATGTTCAAGGAGAACAACCTCGTTCGGCACCTAGCGGCCTGTGAGACCATGGGTGGCGCGACCACAATCTGCACCGACAAGACCGGCACCATAACCCAGAACGACATGTCCGTGACTGACGGAGTGACGGCGTACGGTGTTGCGTATGTGGTGCCCCGCAAGCCGTCCACCTTCGCCGGAGAGGATGAGAAGGTGAACAGCGGTACACTGGCCtcaccgtcaccgctgctgcagacgtCCACGCCCATGGACGTGTCTGCGGCtctcggcggcgcgcaggccGCTGGTGTGCGCCGGCTTCTCATGGAGTGCATCGCCATGAACACCAAGGCTACCTGGGTCCGGGTGGAGTCGCTCGAAGCGAAGCAGGCGACGGTGAGGCTCACTGGCAGCAAAAcggagcaggcgctgctgaactTTGTGGATGCGCTGGGCGAAGACCcgatgcagctgcgcagcgagcggcTGTCGAGGCTCAATGAGGAGGCGATGCGTACACCGTCGTCTCCGTTCTCGCTGGTGCCGTGGCCTACGGGGCTGGCGGGGACGAGCAGCAACGTcgtggccgctgcagcgacttTCACTAAGGATCTCCGCATCTACCCCTTCACCTCGGCGCGCAAGCggatggcgacggcgttggTGCTGCGACCGGAGAAGCTGGTACGATACTACGTAAAGGGGGCGAGCGAACTGATCCTGGCcgagtgcacacacacgtacgaTGCGCAGGGCGAGCGCGTTGGTCTCTCCCACgaagtgcgcgtgcggctggaggaggcCATCATGGCCATGGCGCGTCGTCAGCTACGCACGCTTGCCATCGCCTACGCAGACTATCCTCTGTCGGCCGACTACAGCGCCACACCGCAGGACTCCAGCAACAGCGAtgagggcggcgctgcgccgtcgtcgccttTTCTGGCAGATGATACACAGCTAGCGGGGTTGACGTTGGTGGGCATCGTAGGAATTCGCGATCCGGTGCGCCTCGAGGTGCCTAGGGCTGTGGCGCAGTGCCGTCGGGCCGGCGTAGTTGTGCGCATGATCACTGGCGACAACAAAGCCACAGCTGTGAGCATTGCCAAGGAGGTGGGCATCTACGGCAAGGTCTGGTTCGGGCCTGCGGAAGGGGAGCAGGGGCTGGCGCTGGAGGGGCCGCAGTTCCGCGAACTTGCGAAGAGCGCGCGAAAGCTGAATGCCATTCTGCCCCGTCTGCAGGTCATCTCCCGCGCATCCCCGATGGACAAGCACATCCTCGTCTCAGCCTTGATGAAGcgcggcgaggtggtggcggtcaccggcgacggcaccaacgacgcgccggcgctgaAAGGCGCCAACGTCGGGTTCTCCATGAACTCCGGCACCGAGGTCGCAAAGCTCGCCTCTGACGTCGTCATCCTGGACGACAACTTCAGCACCATCGTGACCGCAATGAAGTGGGGTCGTAACGTGCACGACAACATCTGCAAGTTTCTTCAGTTCCAAATGACCGTGAAcgtggccgccgtcgtggtCTCGTTCACTGGCGCGCTCCTGGACCGCAACGGCGATTCCCCGCTGAAGCCGGTGCAGCTCCTGTGGGTGAACCTAATCATGGATACGCTGGCCGCCttggcgctggcgacggaGACGCCGTCGGACGAGGTGCTCCTGCGGCCGCCAAAGCCGAAGGCGGCCCCGCTCATCACCCGCCGTATGTGGCTGAATATTGCCGGCCAGTCCCTCTACCAGATTCTCATCCAGCAGTACCTGCTCTTGGGCGGCGCCAACACTCTGGGACTCGCTGTGCGAGACTCTGAGGAGTTGCACACCCTCATCTTCAACGTCTTTGTTCTGATGCAGCTGAGCAACGAGTTCAACGCCCGCATCCTCGACGACTCCGTGGCCTTCTGGCACAACCTGGGCAATGCTCCGATGTTCATCACCGTTGTCGGGACGATGTTTGTCATTCAAATCGTCAGCGTTCAGTACGGCGGCACCCTCATGCAGTGCGTGCCTCTCCCGCTAGCCTCGTGGGTGACGtccctcgccctcggcgttgtgccgcttctcctcggcTTTGTGCTGCGCAGGATTGGCGTTGTCGAGAGGGAGATTCCGCCCCCGCTGCCAGTGGTggacacggaggaggaggcggcactgcagctggcgctgaAGCAGCACGTCTGCCCCACGCTTCGGGACACCGTGGGAAAAGTGCGGATGCAACTACGGGTGCTGAAGGCCTTTCGTGAGAATGCTCAGGAACAGAAGGCAGCAAGGAATCGAAGCAGCTGA